GGCGGTCTCGCCGTGGTGACCGTCGGCGCCATGCAGGTCGCGGCGGGTAACCTGGATGCGGGCCTTCTGCCGCTGCTCACGCTTGTCTCGCTGTCGGCCTTTCTGCCGGTCTCGGAGATCGCGCAGATCGGCCATCAACTCGCCGACACCCTCGGCGCCGCGCGACGGATCCATGCCGTCGAGTCCGAGCGCCCCACCATCGAGGAACGTTCGGACGCAGCGCGGCAGCGAGATCCGGTTCCGGCGGAACCGGAGCCCAGCATCGCCTTGCAAGACGTGACTTTCCGCTATCCCGGCGCCGACCGTCCCGCCCTGGCCGAGGTCTCCTTCGAGGTCTCCGCCGGTCGGACGCTGGCGCTGGTCGGCCCGTCGGGAGCCGGCAAGTCGACCATCGCCCAGCTTCTTCTCCGCTTCTGGGATCCGACGAAGGGACAGGTCGCCCTGGGCGGCAGCGATCTTCGCGCTCTCGGCCTGGACGATCTGCGCGAGCGCATCGCACTGGTGGCTCAGGACACCTACCTTTTCAACGATACGCTGGAGGCGAACATCCGCCTGGCCCGTCCCGACGCGAGCCAGGCCGACCTGCGCGCGGCTATCGATCGCGCCGCGCTCGGCGATCTGGTCGCCGCGCTTCCTGACGGCCTGGCGACACCTGTCGGGGAGCGGGGCAGCAGCCTCTCGGGCGGACAGCGCCAGCGGGTGGCCATCGCCCGGGCCTTCCTGAAGGACGCACCGATCCTGATCCTCGATGAAGCCACATCGCATCTGGATGCCGTGAACGAGGGCCTGATCCGTCGCGCGCTCGAGGCCCTGCGCGCCGGCCGCACGACCCTCGTGATCGCACATCGTCTTTCGACCGTGCGCAGCGCCGACCGCATCGTCGTGCTGGACCGAGGCCGGGTCGTGGAAAGCGGCAGCCACGACTCGCTGCTCGCCATGGGCGGACTTTATGCGCGCCTGGTCGGCCGGCAAGGCTCGCTTGGTCGCTCGGCCGCCGAATGATCGGCGCTGCACCCCCGGTCTAGAACCAGCAGGGCCTAAAACCAGCCGGGCCGAACGTCCGCGCCCAGAACCGTGTCGTAGACGTCGACCCGGCGGTCGCGCAGCGGCTGGTTGAAGGTGTTCCAGTTCCGCTTGCGCCGGGCGTCGGCCAGATCGACGGCCGCCGTCAGGATCTCCTCTTGATCGCGGCTGGCCGGGCCGGCCAGCGGCCAGCCGGTAACGTCGCAAATCAGGCTTTGGCCGATGAAGGGTTGACCGCGCTCGGTTCCGACCCGGTCGGCGGCGGCGACGAACAGGCTGTTGCTGTGGGCGGCGCCCATGCAAAGCACATTGGCCATCGCGCGCCGCTCGGGCGTCTGGCCGGGGACCGGCACCCAGTTGGTGGGCACGCAGACCAGATCGGCACCCTGCAGGGCGAGCAGGCGAAACGCCTCGGGAAACCAGATGTCGTAGCAGATCAGGCAGCCGATCCGGCCGATCGGCGTCTGGAACACGGGAAAGCCCAGGTTGCCCGGCTCGAAATAGAGATTCTCTTCGTTCCAAAGATGCATCTTGCGGTAGGTGCCGATGTGGC
The window above is part of the Algihabitans albus genome. Proteins encoded here:
- a CDS encoding nitrilase family protein, with translation MSEEAAGDGHDPKITLACVQMEPRIGDPTGNIERSCAKIEEAAAAGAGLVVLPELANSGYVFERREEAYAHAETAGDGPASLAWAELARRHGLYIVAGLAERDGAALYNSAAVIGPEGHIGTYRKMHLWNEENLYFEPGNLGFPVFQTPIGRIGCLICYDIWFPEAFRLLALQGADLVCVPTNWVPVPGQTPERRAMANVLCMGAAHSNSLFVAAADRVGTERGQPFIGQSLICDVTGWPLAGPASRDQEEILTAAVDLADARRKRNWNTFNQPLRDRRVDVYDTVLGADVRPGWF